One Opitutia bacterium DNA segment encodes these proteins:
- the mgtE gene encoding magnesium transporter: MPSHASQLRTEISALIDNKNFAGLKAKLAPWLPADLAPILSELPVEQIGILFRHCTPQLAGATFAYLEHPAKYKLLKTLTQPQAAALLNELPPDDRTAFLHELPLDLAMQMLCWLSPEERKIAQDLLAYPEHSVGRMMTLDFVAVRPEWTVREALEYIREHGYDRETLNMVYVTDEGGILLDDIRVRRFLLAGPDTKVSALMDGNYATLHPEDDRERALQIFRQYDRVALPVTNGDGKLIGIVTADDMLDVAAEEATEDIQKLGGSEALDEPYTTIALTKMVKKRAGWLVVLFLGEMLTATAMSYFEDEIAKAVVLALFVPLIISSGGNAGSQAATLVIRALALGEFRLRDWWRVMRRELAAGLMLGVILGAIGFLRILIWAQFSDIYGPHYLLVASTVGASLVGIVLWGSLMGSMLPLILKKIGFDPATSSAPFVATLVDVTGLVIYFTVAFLILRGTLL; the protein is encoded by the coding sequence GTGCCGTCGCACGCCAGCCAACTCCGCACCGAGATTTCGGCGCTGATCGACAACAAGAACTTCGCCGGATTGAAGGCGAAGCTCGCGCCGTGGCTGCCAGCCGACCTCGCGCCGATCCTGTCGGAGCTGCCCGTCGAGCAGATCGGCATCCTCTTCCGCCACTGCACGCCGCAGCTCGCGGGCGCGACCTTCGCCTACCTCGAGCACCCGGCGAAATACAAGTTGCTGAAGACGCTCACGCAGCCGCAGGCCGCCGCGCTCTTGAACGAGCTGCCGCCGGACGACCGCACCGCGTTTCTCCACGAGCTGCCGCTCGACCTCGCCATGCAGATGCTCTGCTGGCTCTCGCCCGAGGAGCGCAAGATCGCGCAGGATCTCCTCGCGTATCCCGAGCACAGCGTCGGCCGCATGATGACGCTCGATTTTGTCGCCGTGCGACCCGAGTGGACCGTGCGCGAGGCGCTCGAATACATCCGCGAGCACGGCTACGACCGCGAGACGCTCAACATGGTCTACGTGACCGACGAGGGCGGCATCCTGCTCGACGACATCCGCGTCCGCCGCTTCCTGCTCGCCGGACCCGACACGAAGGTCAGCGCGCTGATGGACGGCAATTACGCGACGCTCCACCCCGAGGACGACCGTGAGCGCGCGCTGCAGATTTTCCGGCAATACGACCGCGTCGCGCTGCCCGTCACCAACGGCGACGGCAAACTCATCGGCATCGTCACGGCCGACGACATGCTCGACGTCGCCGCTGAGGAGGCCACCGAGGACATCCAGAAGCTCGGTGGTAGCGAAGCGCTCGACGAACCCTACACCACCATCGCGCTCACCAAGATGGTGAAGAAACGCGCCGGCTGGCTCGTCGTGCTCTTCCTCGGCGAAATGCTCACCGCGACCGCGATGAGCTATTTCGAGGACGAGATCGCGAAGGCCGTCGTGCTCGCGCTCTTCGTGCCGCTCATCATCAGCTCGGGCGGCAACGCTGGCTCGCAGGCCGCCACGCTCGTCATCCGCGCGCTCGCGCTCGGCGAGTTTCGTCTGCGCGATTGGTGGCGCGTGATGCGGCGCGAACTCGCGGCGGGTCTCATGCTCGGCGTGATCCTCGGAGCGATCGGCTTCCTGCGCATCCTGATCTGGGCGCAATTCAGCGACATCTACGGTCCGCACTACCTGCTCGTCGCGTCCACGGTCGGCGCGTCGCTCGTCGGCATCGTGCTGTGGGGCTCGCTGATGGGTTCGATGCTGCCGCTGATCCTGAAAAAGATCGGCTTCGATCCCGCGACTTCGAGCGCGCCCTTCGTGGCCACGCTGGTCGACGTCACGGGCCTCGTGATCTACTTCACCGTGGCGTTCCTCATCCTACGCGGGACGCTGCTCTAG
- a CDS encoding mechanosensitive ion channel family protein — MNFSRKLLAGLAPFAAPVLALAQAAANPDAAQKTAAAATTAVVVAPAERAPDLLEHLVDVILHALHVPSDGSNTLTHYGIAAAFLVCGVLLRHVVTNIIFHYLKKLASKTETTLDDKLFPAMEQPTATFVMLLGIFASLKVLKLSENTDHYIAMGSTIAFSAAIFWGLYRAFDAVLEHAHEVAREKQMGVAAFMPWIKKFLITIFVLIGILVTIQSLGYDVKAALGALGIGGLAFALAAQDTIANIFGSVVVATDQPFRIGETVTVGAHTGTVEDIGLRSTKIRKVDRSLVTVPNRTVANESIVNLSRFTARRVEQIIGVAYEAHPEQLEGVVADIRRLIESDPAVNAPDTHVYFRDYGASSLDVWIVYVIKDADFAKHMQVRQRINFGIMRVVEARGLSFAFPTQTVHVASLPIPSVKA, encoded by the coding sequence ATGAATTTCTCCCGCAAACTTCTCGCTGGCCTCGCTCCGTTCGCCGCGCCCGTGCTGGCGCTCGCCCAAGCCGCCGCCAACCCCGACGCCGCGCAAAAGACCGCGGCCGCCGCGACGACCGCTGTCGTCGTCGCCCCCGCCGAGCGTGCCCCCGATCTCCTCGAACATCTCGTCGACGTGATTCTGCACGCGCTCCATGTGCCGAGCGACGGATCCAACACGCTCACGCACTACGGCATCGCGGCGGCGTTCCTCGTTTGCGGCGTGCTCCTCCGCCACGTCGTCACGAACATCATCTTCCACTACCTGAAGAAGCTGGCCTCGAAGACCGAGACGACGCTCGACGACAAACTCTTCCCGGCCATGGAGCAGCCGACGGCGACGTTCGTCATGCTGCTCGGCATTTTCGCTTCGTTGAAGGTGCTGAAGCTCTCCGAGAACACCGACCACTACATCGCGATGGGGTCGACGATCGCGTTCTCCGCCGCGATCTTCTGGGGCCTCTATCGCGCCTTCGACGCCGTGCTGGAGCACGCGCATGAAGTCGCGCGCGAAAAGCAGATGGGCGTCGCGGCGTTCATGCCGTGGATCAAGAAATTCCTGATCACGATCTTCGTGCTGATCGGCATCCTCGTGACGATCCAGAGCCTCGGCTACGACGTGAAGGCTGCTCTCGGCGCCCTCGGCATCGGTGGCTTGGCCTTCGCCCTCGCCGCGCAGGACACCATCGCCAACATCTTCGGCTCCGTCGTCGTCGCGACCGATCAACCGTTCCGCATTGGCGAAACGGTCACCGTCGGCGCGCACACCGGCACGGTCGAGGACATCGGCCTGCGTTCGACGAAGATCCGCAAGGTCGACCGCTCGCTCGTCACCGTCCCGAACCGCACCGTCGCGAACGAATCCATCGTCAACCTCTCGCGCTTCACCGCCCGCCGCGTCGAGCAGATCATCGGCGTCGCCTACGAAGCGCACCCGGAGCAGCTCGAGGGCGTCGTCGCCGACATCCGCCGCCTCATCGAGAGTGACCCGGCGGTCAACGCACCCGATACGCACGTCTACTTCCGCGACTACGGCGCGTCATCGCTCGACGTCTGGATCGTCTACGTGATCAAGGACGCTGACTTCGCGAAACACATGCAGGTGCGCCAGCGAATCAACTTCGGCATCATGCGCGTCGTCGAGGCGCGCGGTCTCTCCTTTGCGTTCCCGACGCAGACCGTGCACGTCGCCTCGCTGCCCATCCCGTCGGTCAAAGCCTGA
- a CDS encoding TerC family protein, producing the protein MPWWAWTGFLGFVAAMLALDLGVFNRKSHEVTLKEALVWCVVWFALAMGFYGLIATGTLGNGLGRKEGLEFLTGYIVELCLSVDNVFVFIVIFQYFKVEPRYQHRVLFWGILGAVIMRALFIFAGISLINAFHWVIYVFGAFLVYTGVKLAMPKNEEGLEPEKNPAVKLARRFLPVTPNYHEGHFFARINHRRYATPMFLVLLVVETTDVMFALDSIPAVIAITRNEFIVFTSNIFAILGLRSLYFAVSGVMQLFRYLNIGLAVILVFVGLKMLASHYVDVSIQLSLGIIGTVLAASILASVLIPQARKED; encoded by the coding sequence ATGCCTTGGTGGGCCTGGACCGGCTTTCTCGGCTTTGTTGCCGCGATGCTCGCGCTGGATCTCGGCGTGTTCAACCGCAAGAGCCACGAGGTCACGCTCAAGGAGGCGCTTGTGTGGTGCGTCGTGTGGTTCGCGCTCGCGATGGGTTTCTACGGCCTGATCGCGACCGGCACCCTCGGCAACGGTCTCGGCCGGAAAGAGGGGCTGGAGTTCCTGACCGGCTACATCGTCGAGCTGTGCCTGAGCGTCGACAACGTCTTCGTCTTCATCGTCATTTTCCAATACTTCAAGGTCGAGCCGCGCTACCAGCATCGCGTGCTCTTCTGGGGCATCCTCGGCGCCGTGATCATGCGCGCGCTGTTCATCTTCGCCGGCATCAGCCTGATCAACGCCTTCCACTGGGTCATCTACGTCTTCGGCGCGTTCCTCGTCTACACGGGCGTCAAGCTGGCGATGCCCAAGAACGAGGAGGGGCTCGAGCCCGAGAAAAATCCCGCCGTGAAACTCGCGCGGCGCTTCCTGCCCGTCACGCCGAACTACCACGAGGGTCACTTCTTCGCGCGCATCAACCACCGGCGCTACGCCACGCCGATGTTTCTCGTGCTGCTCGTGGTCGAGACGACCGACGTGATGTTCGCGCTCGATTCGATCCCCGCGGTCATCGCGATCACGCGCAATGAGTTCATCGTTTTCACGTCGAACATCTTCGCGATCCTTGGCCTGCGCTCGCTCTATTTCGCGGTGTCAGGCGTGATGCAGCTCTTCCGCTACCTGAACATCGGCCTCGCGGTCATCCTCGTCTTCGTCGGCCTGAAGATGCTCGCGTCGCACTACGTCGACGTCTCGATCCAACTCTCGCTCGGCATCATCGGCACCGTGCTGGCCGCCTCGATCCTCGCCTCGGTGCTCATCCCGCAGGCGCGCAAGGAGGACTGA
- a CDS encoding Hsp20/alpha crystallin family protein codes for MTLFNQIVPRLSRALARREANDSTASSESEFTLKPVYELKETDEAWGLTVQLPGVAKDGLELSAEDGVLSIHGRRAWQKPEGWTQLYRETVDAPYALSFEHDNSVDVDKIHAELKDGVLRVSLPKAEAVKPRKIAVN; via the coding sequence ATGACTCTCTTCAATCAAATCGTTCCGCGTCTCTCGCGCGCTCTCGCGCGCCGCGAGGCAAACGACAGCACCGCCAGCTCCGAATCGGAATTCACCCTGAAGCCCGTCTACGAGCTGAAGGAGACCGACGAGGCGTGGGGCCTGACGGTGCAGCTCCCCGGCGTCGCGAAGGACGGCCTCGAGCTGTCGGCCGAGGACGGCGTGCTCAGCATCCACGGCCGCCGCGCCTGGCAGAAGCCGGAAGGCTGGACGCAGCTCTATCGCGAAACGGTCGACGCGCCCTACGCGCTGTCGTTCGAGCACGACAACTCGGTCGACGTGGACAAGATCCACGCGGAGCTGAAGGACGGCGTGCTCCGCGTCTCGCTGCCGAAGGCCGAGGCCGTGAAGCCGCGCAAGATCGCGGTGAACTGA
- a CDS encoding Hsp20/alpha crystallin family protein has protein sequence MYRIVRYAHPRATLFRGSAFQNPWTGLESEIDRLFATALADAATPAAPRFAVDLYEDKDNTYVRAELPGVKREDIAVEMIEDYLTINATRKEGEQSFNFSRSISIPESVQADKVSAALENGVLTVTLPKQEQAKPRKIAINVN, from the coding sequence ATGTATCGCATCGTTCGTTATGCCCATCCCCGCGCGACCCTCTTTCGTGGGTCCGCGTTTCAGAATCCCTGGACCGGTCTGGAGTCGGAAATCGATCGTCTCTTCGCGACCGCTCTGGCGGACGCCGCGACGCCGGCGGCGCCGCGCTTCGCGGTCGATCTCTACGAGGACAAGGACAACACCTACGTCCGCGCGGAGCTCCCGGGCGTGAAGCGCGAGGATATCGCCGTCGAGATGATCGAGGACTACCTGACGATCAACGCCACGCGCAAGGAGGGCGAGCAGTCGTTCAACTTCAGCCGCTCGATCTCGATCCCCGAGAGCGTGCAGGCCGACAAGGTCAGCGCCGCGCTCGAGAACGGCGTGCTCACCGTCACGCTCCCGAAGCAGGAGCAGGCGAAGCCGCGCAAGATCGCCATCAACGTCAACTGA
- a CDS encoding GNAT family N-acetyltransferase, with protein MRRAVPAEVGELTELCRAAKAHWGYPPEWIEAWADSLRITSGTLAREEVFVAVRVEDAVRVGFFSLRRDGDLWWLEHFWIAPAHMGQGSGRELFRAAVAIARKLGVRRLEIKSDPNAEGFYLRMGARRVGEERYLLLGKHPRELPLLVFDVMAAG; from the coding sequence ATTCGACGCGCCGTGCCAGCCGAGGTCGGCGAGTTGACCGAACTGTGTCGCGCGGCGAAGGCGCACTGGGGCTATCCTCCCGAGTGGATCGAGGCGTGGGCGGATTCGTTGCGGATCACATCGGGGACGCTGGCGCGCGAAGAGGTTTTCGTCGCGGTGCGCGTGGAGGACGCCGTGCGCGTCGGCTTTTTCAGCCTGCGGCGGGACGGCGATCTTTGGTGGCTGGAGCATTTTTGGATCGCGCCGGCCCACATGGGACAGGGCAGCGGGCGCGAGTTGTTTCGCGCCGCGGTGGCTATCGCGCGCAAACTTGGCGTTCGGCGGCTGGAGATTAAATCCGACCCGAACGCGGAAGGCTTTTATCTCCGCATGGGCGCGCGCCGGGTGGGGGAGGAGCGCTATCTCCTCCTTGGAAAACACCCGCGCGAACTGCCGCTGTTGGTGTTCGATGTGATGGCGGCGGGGTAA
- a CDS encoding putative C-S lyase, translating to MSFDFDTPIDRARSDSQKWQKYAGKDILPLWVADMDFAAPPVVVDALHARVAHGVLGYAKPLPALAEATVAYCARRYGWQVDPAWLVWLPGLVTGLNVAARTLGEEGDEILCTTPVYPPFMSSPANQRRRTVAVPMTKNGARWEMDFAALERAITPRSRAFFLCSPHNPVGRTFTRAELAQLADFCVRHNLTLVSDEIHCDLILDDVAHIPTATLSPEIAARSITLMAPSKTYNVPGLGTSLAIIPDPALRAAFTRAASGIVPDANVLGLVACEAAFRHGEPWRQELLAYLRGNRDLIEQTVASGQLPGVTMTHVEATYLAWLDISALRLPNAHAFFEQHGLGFSDGAPFGAAPNTHVRLNFGCTRATLREALTRLTRAVGAAPR from the coding sequence ATGAGCTTCGACTTCGACACTCCGATCGACCGCGCCCGCAGCGACAGCCAGAAATGGCAAAAATACGCCGGCAAGGACATCCTGCCGCTCTGGGTCGCAGATATGGACTTCGCCGCGCCGCCGGTCGTCGTCGATGCGCTGCACGCACGCGTCGCGCACGGCGTGCTCGGTTACGCAAAGCCGTTGCCCGCGCTCGCGGAGGCGACGGTCGCCTATTGCGCGCGCCGCTACGGCTGGCAGGTCGACCCGGCGTGGCTCGTCTGGTTGCCCGGCCTCGTCACCGGCCTGAACGTCGCCGCTCGCACGCTCGGTGAAGAAGGCGACGAAATCCTCTGCACCACGCCGGTCTATCCGCCGTTCATGAGTTCGCCGGCCAACCAGCGCCGACGCACCGTGGCCGTGCCGATGACGAAGAACGGCGCGCGCTGGGAAATGGACTTCGCCGCGCTCGAGCGGGCAATCACACCGCGCAGCCGCGCGTTCTTCCTCTGCAGCCCGCACAACCCCGTCGGCCGCACCTTCACGCGCGCGGAGCTGGCGCAACTCGCCGACTTTTGCGTGCGGCACAATCTCACGCTCGTCTCCGACGAGATCCATTGCGACCTGATCCTCGACGACGTCGCGCACATCCCCACGGCGACGCTCTCGCCCGAAATCGCCGCGCGCAGCATCACGCTGATGGCGCCGAGCAAAACTTACAACGTGCCCGGCCTCGGCACTTCGCTCGCGATCATCCCCGACCCCGCGCTCCGCGCCGCCTTCACGCGCGCCGCCAGCGGCATCGTGCCCGACGCCAACGTCCTCGGCCTCGTCGCGTGCGAGGCGGCCTTCCGCCATGGCGAACCGTGGCGCCAGGAATTGCTCGCCTATCTCCGCGGCAACCGAGACCTGATCGAGCAGACCGTCGCCAGCGGCCAGTTGCCCGGCGTGACGATGACGCACGTGGAGGCGACCTACCTCGCGTGGCTGGACATCTCCGCGCTGCGCCTGCCTAACGCGCACGCGTTCTTCGAGCAACACGGCCTCGGCTTCTCCGACGGCGCCCCTTTCGGCGCCGCCCCGAACACGCACGTCCGCCTGAACTTCGGCTGCACCCGCGCCACGCTCCGCGAAGCCCTCACCCGCCTCACCCGCGCCGTCGGTGCCGCCCCACGCTAA
- the dusB gene encoding tRNA dihydrouridine synthase DusB translates to MRIGPYEFPSNLCLSPLAGYTNLPFRLVVREIGGLDWVTTDLINARSLLERNHKALQLAQTAPAEKLLSVQLFGSVPEEMRDAAAMVEAMGIAAVDINMGCPVRKVVGVGGGSAMMTELKKTQALVRGMVEAVKIPITAKMRLGWDENNLTAPDLARALEDVGVAAIFVHGRTRAQGFSGTVNLAGIRSVVQAVKTVPVIGNGDVTTPDAAKKMFDETGCAGVSIGRGAFYNPWIFRHTLDFIRTGAMPPEASYAERVQVMRRHLELACEVFGEELGCRLFRKPAAWYAKRLGPAKEFKKSVVGLRTRAEFDEILARYEKWRAQFCDERGELLPRFQPDPMVASFMREEDDPAVTRRESIPVPKGPVDTW, encoded by the coding sequence GTGCGCATCGGGCCGTATGAATTTCCGTCGAATCTGTGTCTCTCGCCGCTGGCGGGTTACACGAACCTGCCGTTCCGGCTCGTCGTGCGCGAGATCGGCGGGCTCGACTGGGTCACGACCGACCTGATCAACGCCCGCTCGCTGCTCGAGCGAAACCACAAGGCGCTCCAGCTCGCTCAGACTGCACCGGCCGAGAAACTCCTCTCCGTCCAGCTCTTCGGCTCGGTGCCGGAGGAGATGCGCGACGCGGCGGCGATGGTCGAGGCGATGGGCATCGCCGCCGTCGACATCAACATGGGTTGCCCCGTCCGCAAGGTCGTGGGCGTGGGCGGCGGCTCGGCGATGATGACCGAACTCAAGAAAACCCAAGCGCTGGTCCGCGGCATGGTCGAGGCGGTGAAAATTCCGATCACCGCCAAGATGCGGCTCGGCTGGGACGAGAACAATCTCACCGCGCCCGACCTCGCGCGCGCGCTCGAGGACGTGGGCGTCGCCGCGATCTTCGTGCACGGCCGCACGCGGGCGCAGGGGTTTTCCGGCACGGTCAACCTCGCGGGCATCCGCAGCGTGGTGCAGGCGGTGAAGACAGTTCCGGTGATCGGCAACGGCGACGTCACGACGCCCGACGCCGCGAAGAAGATGTTCGACGAAACCGGCTGCGCGGGCGTGAGCATCGGTCGCGGCGCGTTCTACAATCCGTGGATTTTCCGGCACACGCTCGACTTCATCCGCACCGGCGCGATGCCACCGGAGGCGAGTTACGCCGAGCGCGTGCAGGTGATGCGACGACACCTCGAGCTGGCGTGTGAGGTCTTCGGCGAGGAGTTGGGCTGCCGGCTGTTTCGCAAGCCGGCGGCGTGGTATGCGAAGCGGCTCGGTCCGGCGAAGGAGTTCAAGAAATCCGTCGTGGGCCTGCGCACGCGCGCGGAGTTCGACGAGATTCTGGCGCGCTACGAGAAGTGGCGCGCGCAGTTCTGCGACGAGCGCGGCGAATTGCTCCCGCGCTTCCAACCCGACCCGATGGTGGCGTCGTTCATGCGCGAGGAGGACGATCCGGCCGTCACGCGCCGCGAATCGATTCCCGTGCCCAAGGGTCCGGTGGACACCTGGTGA
- a CDS encoding MarC family NAAT transporter → MSNLIHLWGIFLGTVVGLLPLINPLAAAPTFLAITEGDTEQRRREQAFKGCLYMVGILVSFLVGGTFIMNFFGISIPGLRIAGGIMLTGIGMNMLATHRTTDDEKEEREAARKKMDVSFSPLAMPMLAGPGSIAVTLGFTSLATHPIDYVAIIAGIGVVAFITWVTLRLSGKIVTFIGVVGVNAMTKIMGFLIMCIGVQFVVNGILGIATDPEVLRGIKHTLSH, encoded by the coding sequence ATGTCCAACCTCATCCATCTTTGGGGCATCTTCCTCGGCACCGTCGTCGGCCTGCTGCCGCTGATCAATCCGCTGGCGGCGGCGCCGACATTCCTCGCGATCACCGAAGGCGACACGGAGCAACGGCGCCGCGAGCAGGCGTTCAAGGGCTGCCTCTACATGGTGGGCATCCTCGTGAGCTTCCTCGTGGGTGGCACGTTCATCATGAATTTCTTCGGCATCTCGATCCCGGGCCTGCGCATCGCGGGCGGGATCATGCTGACCGGCATCGGCATGAACATGCTGGCGACGCACCGCACGACCGACGACGAGAAGGAGGAGCGGGAAGCCGCCCGCAAGAAAATGGACGTGTCCTTCTCGCCACTGGCGATGCCCATGCTCGCGGGCCCGGGCTCGATCGCGGTGACGCTCGGGTTCACGTCGCTCGCGACGCATCCGATCGACTACGTGGCGATCATCGCCGGCATCGGTGTGGTGGCGTTCATCACGTGGGTGACGCTGCGGCTTTCGGGCAAGATCGTGACGTTCATCGGCGTCGTCGGCGTGAACGCGATGACGAAGATCATGGGTTTCCTGATCATGTGCATCGGCGTGCAATTCGTGGTGAACGGCATCCTTGGCATCGCGACGGATCCGGAAGTGTTGCGCGGGATCAAGCATACGCTGTCGCACTGA
- a CDS encoding TonB-dependent receptor yields the protein MIPQSTSTSHADRPRRWTRALAALLALPGLLLAQNNSAPEEETFKLDKFVVTGSAIPTAEGETFSPVTIYAPAEMARLGAATPIEVVRHLPGYTGSVATEQRTNGGTGSSGVNLRGLAGTLTLLDGKKTQSYQNFNLIPQIAIKRIEVVKDGAGSIYGSDALSGVFNVMLTDRYEGAKADFYYGNTTDKDAGVIRASAIAGYTLGKTNVVVAVESYSRNALHGIDREPSDQADQRFRGGVNGGSPSFSGRATARVGSATAPVQDLVLAPGKTIGLSAADFIPMDTNSATSNQMLNFRRFTPSIPEQKRRNLYARLNQKLFNEQVEFYAYLLYAHDEFLNGLAPSPMPTGGSAGTALRTAARLSPHIPVGFFIADNATSPGALTNGTVPFRTITLGPRLQTNIRDSYEAHGGFNGHFGQDWNWSLNYIYDAFARDVDQSGAPSRAALVQRILSGAYNPWALDDVAGVGPTGVAFDNRKALAESAAKGRTDINSQNRGFDFSANGSAFSLPSGDVKLGFGADYYRVDLANLPEPIFFTGDLLGLNGSNPSISRAYGTGAFAALHVPIVGEHQKIPLVRSLKLQLEGRYDYQTVEGFQNGTTGAQIGRSFTAHNPKLGLQWQPTDELLVRGTWGTGFRLPSLSQLFGAPGTSFPSLVDPLGFAIPNQTQITTGGNAQLSPEESTTYSAGFVWSPKKIHGLSVTVDYYYGTINGLVGEGSQFILNVNAAGQGSGFVRGNAATINPNAPFANLIVRDPVTGSVTTINSTQFNISARETTGVEWAVTYVWPRGDWGKFTTKAEWNTALTWTLTPNPGAPKQSFLGTFIDVQQNAISPGSIPRHKGYFSLLWEKGSWAAVVTANHISKLQDNPAFTQGNAIRYIEPWTTLDVQVQHDFTGGAGWRKWLADTTLRLGAANVTDESAPFAAGAFNDSYDVTTHSNRGRFVYAQLTKKF from the coding sequence ATGATCCCTCAATCCACCAGCACCTCGCATGCGGATCGCCCGCGCCGTTGGACCCGCGCGCTCGCCGCCCTGCTCGCCCTTCCCGGGCTCCTCCTCGCCCAAAACAACTCCGCCCCCGAGGAAGAAACCTTCAAGCTCGATAAATTCGTCGTCACCGGTTCCGCCATTCCCACGGCCGAGGGCGAGACCTTTTCCCCCGTCACCATCTATGCGCCAGCCGAGATGGCCCGCCTCGGTGCTGCCACCCCCATCGAAGTCGTGCGTCACCTGCCCGGCTACACCGGCTCCGTCGCCACCGAGCAGCGCACCAACGGCGGCACCGGCTCCTCCGGCGTCAATCTCCGCGGCCTCGCCGGCACCCTCACTCTCCTCGACGGCAAAAAGACGCAGAGCTACCAGAACTTCAATCTCATCCCCCAGATCGCCATCAAGCGCATCGAGGTCGTGAAGGACGGTGCCGGCTCCATCTACGGTTCCGACGCCCTCTCCGGTGTGTTCAACGTCATGCTCACCGACCGCTACGAGGGCGCCAAAGCCGACTTCTACTACGGCAACACGACCGACAAGGACGCCGGCGTCATTCGTGCCAGCGCCATCGCCGGCTACACGCTCGGCAAGACCAACGTCGTCGTCGCCGTCGAATCCTACTCGCGCAACGCCCTCCACGGCATCGATCGCGAGCCCTCCGACCAGGCCGACCAGCGTTTCCGCGGCGGCGTCAACGGCGGCAGCCCCTCCTTCTCCGGTCGCGCCACCGCCCGTGTCGGCAGCGCCACCGCCCCCGTGCAGGACCTCGTCCTCGCCCCCGGCAAGACCATCGGCCTCAGCGCCGCCGACTTCATCCCCATGGACACGAACTCGGCCACGTCGAACCAGATGCTGAATTTCCGCCGCTTCACGCCCTCCATCCCCGAGCAGAAACGCCGCAACCTCTACGCGCGCCTCAACCAGAAGCTCTTCAACGAGCAGGTCGAATTCTACGCCTACCTGCTCTACGCCCACGACGAGTTCCTCAACGGTCTCGCGCCCTCGCCCATGCCCACCGGCGGCTCCGCCGGCACCGCGCTGCGCACCGCCGCCCGCCTCAGCCCGCACATCCCGGTCGGCTTCTTCATCGCGGACAACGCCACCTCGCCCGGCGCGCTCACCAACGGCACCGTGCCCTTCCGCACCATCACCCTCGGACCCAGACTCCAGACCAACATCCGCGACTCCTACGAAGCCCACGGCGGCTTCAACGGCCACTTCGGCCAGGATTGGAACTGGAGCCTCAACTACATCTACGACGCCTTCGCCCGCGATGTTGACCAGAGCGGCGCCCCCAGCCGCGCCGCCCTCGTGCAGCGCATCCTCAGCGGTGCCTACAACCCCTGGGCGCTCGACGACGTCGCCGGAGTCGGTCCGACCGGAGTCGCCTTCGACAACCGCAAGGCCCTCGCCGAATCCGCCGCCAAAGGCCGCACCGATATCAACAGCCAGAATCGCGGCTTCGATTTCTCCGCCAACGGCTCCGCCTTTTCCCTCCCCAGCGGCGACGTGAAACTCGGCTTCGGCGCCGACTACTATCGCGTGGACCTCGCCAACCTTCCCGAGCCCATCTTCTTCACCGGCGACCTGCTCGGCCTGAACGGCTCCAACCCCTCCATCTCCCGCGCCTACGGCACCGGCGCCTTCGCCGCGCTGCACGTTCCCATCGTGGGCGAGCACCAGAAAATCCCCCTCGTGCGCTCGCTCAAGCTCCAGCTCGAAGGCCGCTACGACTACCAGACCGTCGAGGGCTTCCAGAACGGCACCACCGGCGCCCAGATCGGCCGCAGCTTCACCGCGCACAATCCCAAGCTCGGCCTCCAATGGCAGCCCACCGACGAGTTGCTCGTTCGCGGCACCTGGGGCACCGGCTTCCGCCTGCCGAGTCTCAGCCAGCTCTTCGGCGCGCCCGGCACTTCGTTCCCCTCGCTCGTCGATCCTCTCGGCTTCGCCATCCCGAACCAGACGCAGATCACCACCGGCGGCAACGCCCAGCTCTCCCCCGAGGAATCCACCACCTACTCCGCCGGCTTCGTCTGGTCGCCGAAGAAGATCCACGGCCTCAGCGTGACCGTCGACTACTACTACGGCACCATCAACGGCCTCGTCGGCGAGGGCTCGCAGTTCATCCTCAACGTCAATGCCGCCGGCCAGGGCTCCGGCTTCGTCCGCGGCAACGCCGCCACGATCAACCCGAACGCGCCCTTCGCCAACCTCATCGTGCGCGATCCCGTCACCGGCAGCGTCACCACCATCAACTCCACCCAGTTCAACATCTCTGCGCGCGAGACCACCGGCGTGGAGTGGGCCGTCACCTACGTCTGGCCCCGCGGCGATTGGGGCAAGTTCACCACCAAAGCCGAATGGAACACCGCGCTCACCTGGACGCTCACGCCCAATCCGGGCGCTCCGAAGCAGAGCTTCCTCGGCACCTTCATCGACGTCCAACAGAACGCCATCTCCCCCGGCTCCATCCCGCGCCACAAAGGCTACTTCTCGCTGCTCTGGGAAAAAGGCTCCTGGGCCGCGGTCGTCACGGCCAACCACATCAGCAAACTCCAGGACAACCCCGCCTTCACTCAGGGCAACGCCATCCGCTACATCGAGCCTTGGACCACCCTCGACGTCCAGGTGCAGCACGATTTCACCGGTGGCGCTGGTTGGAGAAAGTGGCTGGCCGATACCACGCTCCGCCTCGGCGCCGCCAACGTCACCGACGAGTCCGCGCCCTTCGCCGCGGGCGCCTTCAACGACAGCTATGACGTCACGACGCACAGCAACCGCGGCCGCTTCGTCTACGCCCAGCTCACAAAAAAATTCTGA